A window of Leptotrichia wadei contains these coding sequences:
- a CDS encoding class II fructose-bisphosphate aldolase, whose amino-acid sequence MKYHYKDLGLVNTKEMFAKANKEGYAVPAFNFNNMEQLQGIIEACVEEGSPVILQVSTGARKYIGKEMLPWIAKAATAYVEASGSDIPVALHLDHGPNFAEAKDCVEYGFSSVMYDGSHHPYDENVAEARQVADFAHQHDVTVEAELGVLAGIEDDVKAAEHIYTQPEEVEDFVSKTGVDSLAIAIGTSHGAHKFKPGEDPKLRLDILAEIEKRIPGFPIVLHGSSAVPHQFVEMINQYGGDIADAIGIPDSELRKAAKSAVAKINVDTDGRLAFTAGIREVFAKKPGEFDPRKYLGPAKDYIKEYYKDKIRNVFGSNGAYKAGAAR is encoded by the coding sequence ATGAAATATCATTACAAAGATTTAGGATTAGTAAACACTAAAGAAATGTTTGCTAAAGCAAACAAAGAAGGGTATGCAGTACCTGCGTTTAACTTTAACAACATGGAACAATTGCAAGGAATTATTGAAGCATGTGTTGAAGAAGGTTCGCCAGTAATTCTTCAAGTATCAACAGGTGCAAGAAAATACATTGGTAAAGAAATGTTACCTTGGATTGCAAAAGCTGCAACAGCTTATGTAGAAGCTTCTGGATCAGACATTCCAGTAGCATTACACTTGGATCATGGTCCAAATTTTGCTGAAGCAAAAGATTGTGTTGAATATGGATTCTCATCAGTAATGTATGATGGTTCTCACCACCCTTACGATGAAAACGTAGCAGAAGCAAGACAAGTTGCTGATTTCGCTCACCAACACGATGTTACAGTTGAAGCTGAATTAGGAGTTTTAGCTGGAATCGAAGATGATGTAAAAGCAGCTGAACACATTTACACTCAACCTGAAGAAGTTGAAGATTTCGTATCTAAAACTGGTGTTGATTCATTAGCAATCGCAATCGGAACTTCTCACGGAGCTCACAAATTTAAACCAGGTGAAGATCCTAAATTAAGATTAGATATCTTAGCTGAAATTGAAAAAAGAATTCCAGGATTCCCAATCGTATTACACGGTTCTTCAGCAGTGCCACATCAATTTGTTGAAATGATCAACCAATATGGTGGAGATATTGCAGATGCAATTGGTATCCCTGATTCAGAATTAAGAAAAGCCGCTAAATCAGCAGTAGCTAAAATTAACGTAGATACTGATGGAAGATTAGCCTTCACAGCAGGAATCAGAGAAGTATTCGCTAAAAAGCCAGGAGAATTTGACCCTAGAAAATATTTAGGACCTGCAAAAGACTACATAAAAGAATACTATAAAGATAAAATTAGAAATGTATTTGGATCAAATGGAGCTTACAAAGCTGGAGCTGCAAGATAA
- the guaA gene encoding glutamine-hydrolyzing GMP synthase — MKEKIIIIDFGSQYSQLIARRIREMEVYCEIVPLIDIEKIKTGKEKVKGIIFSGGPASVYEKDAPTVNPEVFNLNLPILGICYGMQLITHLNGGKVEKADSREFGKAVLEVKNNDNPLFIGVKKSSNIWMSHNDHITELPKGFEVIAKTDSSIAAITNNNGIYALQFHPEVVHSECGTQILENFVFNICKCEKNWKISNFIAEKTKFIKETVGDEHVLLALSGGVDSSVAAVLINNAIGHQLTCMFVDTGLLRKDEGKKVLEYYKEHFDLNIVFVDAKDRFLNKLKGVDEPEAKRKIIGNEFIEVFNEEIRKLKGQEGAKFLAQGTIYPDVIESQSIKGPSHTIKSHHNVGGLPEDLQFELLEPLKELFKDEVRKVGHELGLPDTIIKRHPFPGPGLGIRVIGEVTPDKVKILQEADDIFITELMEKGLYDKVDQAFVTLLPVKTVGVMGDQRTYEFVAAIRSVNTIDFMTATWSKLPYEFLEEVSNKIINKVNGINRIVYDISSKPPGTIEWE; from the coding sequence GTGAAGGAAAAAATTATTATTATCGATTTTGGTTCACAATATAGCCAGCTAATTGCTAGAAGAATTAGAGAAATGGAAGTTTATTGTGAAATTGTGCCTTTAATTGATATTGAAAAAATAAAAACTGGGAAAGAAAAGGTAAAAGGAATTATATTTTCTGGAGGACCTGCCTCAGTTTACGAAAAAGATGCTCCAACTGTAAATCCTGAAGTATTTAACCTAAATCTTCCTATCTTGGGAATCTGTTACGGAATGCAGTTAATTACGCATTTAAATGGCGGAAAAGTTGAAAAGGCTGATTCGAGGGAATTTGGAAAGGCTGTATTGGAAGTGAAAAACAATGATAATCCATTGTTCATAGGAGTTAAAAAATCTTCTAACATCTGGATGAGCCACAATGACCACATCACAGAATTGCCAAAAGGTTTTGAAGTAATTGCAAAAACAGATTCTTCAATTGCAGCAATTACAAATAACAATGGAATTTATGCATTGCAATTCCATCCAGAGGTGGTTCATTCTGAATGTGGAACTCAAATTTTGGAAAATTTTGTATTTAACATTTGTAAATGTGAAAAAAATTGGAAAATTTCAAATTTTATTGCCGAAAAGACAAAATTTATAAAGGAAACTGTTGGAGATGAGCACGTGCTTCTTGCACTTTCTGGAGGTGTAGATTCATCAGTTGCCGCAGTTCTTATTAACAATGCGATTGGACATCAGCTTACTTGCATGTTTGTAGATACTGGACTTTTGAGAAAAGATGAAGGCAAAAAAGTATTGGAGTACTACAAGGAACATTTTGACTTGAATATTGTATTTGTTGATGCAAAAGACAGATTTCTAAATAAATTAAAAGGTGTGGATGAACCTGAAGCTAAAAGAAAAATTATTGGAAACGAATTTATTGAAGTGTTTAATGAAGAAATTAGAAAACTTAAAGGTCAAGAAGGTGCAAAATTTTTGGCACAGGGAACAATTTATCCAGATGTTATTGAATCCCAATCTATAAAAGGACCTTCCCACACAATAAAATCCCATCACAATGTTGGAGGATTGCCAGAAGACTTGCAATTTGAGTTATTAGAACCTTTGAAGGAATTATTTAAGGATGAAGTTAGAAAAGTAGGACACGAACTTGGACTTCCTGACACAATTATAAAAAGACATCCATTCCCAGGTCCAGGACTTGGAATCCGTGTAATTGGGGAAGTAACACCTGATAAAGTAAAAATTCTTCAGGAAGCTGATGATATTTTCATTACTGAATTGATGGAAAAAGGGCTTTATGATAAAGTAGATCAAGCATTTGTAACATTGTTACCTGTAAAAACAGTCGGAGTAATGGGAGATCAAAGAACTTATGAATTTGTAGCCGCTATTCGTTCAGTAAATACAATTGACTTTATGACAGCTACTTGGTCAAAATTGCCTTATGAATTTTTGGAAGAAGTGTCAAACAAGATTATAAACAAAGTAAATGGAATCAATAGAATTGTTTATGATATTTCTTCTAAACCACCTGGAACAATTGAGTGGGAATAA
- a CDS encoding CTP synthase, producing MDKQSTTKYIFVTGGVVSSLGKGIVASSLGRLLKERGYKVTIQKFDPYINVDPGTMSPYQHGEVFVTEDGAETDLDLGHYERFINENLTKYNNLTTGKIMSKIIAKERRGEFLGGTVQTVPHVTDEIKYNVIKAAEENNSDIVITEIGGTIGDIESDPFIEAIRQLKREVGRENIAYIHVTLLPYLKAAGELKTKPTQHSVKMLQGLGISPDVIVVRSEHPVDENIKKKISLFCDIDEEAVIESLDAESLYEIPLTMEKLGLADVICKHFKIKNKKPLLIEWTKMVEKFKNPKKLIKVAVVGKYIELKDAYISIHESIEHAGFNLDTKVEIDYFKAGEFDVRKLADYDGILVPGGFGDRGIDGKVEAIKFARENNIPFFGICLGMQMACVEFARNVLGYKDATSTEFDKDTDYPVISLMEEQKGLKDMGGTMRLGAYPCVLKEDSLAAEVYGKTEIAERHRHRYEFNNAYREEFEKAGMDIVGLSPDGNYVEVIEIKDHPYFIASQYHPEFKSRPNRPHPLFTGWIKAALKKQSEK from the coding sequence ATGGATAAACAAAGTACAACAAAATATATTTTTGTTACAGGTGGAGTTGTTTCATCGCTTGGAAAAGGGATTGTGGCTTCTTCATTAGGAAGACTATTAAAGGAGCGGGGATATAAAGTTACAATCCAAAAATTTGATCCATATATAAATGTGGATCCAGGAACTATGAGTCCTTATCAGCATGGAGAAGTTTTTGTTACAGAAGATGGAGCAGAAACTGATTTGGATTTGGGGCATTATGAAAGATTTATCAATGAAAATCTGACAAAATATAATAATTTGACAACAGGAAAAATTATGTCAAAAATTATTGCAAAAGAACGTCGTGGAGAGTTTCTAGGTGGAACAGTACAAACAGTACCTCACGTGACAGATGAAATTAAGTATAATGTTATAAAAGCAGCTGAAGAAAATAATTCTGACATTGTAATTACTGAAATTGGTGGAACTATTGGAGATATAGAAAGCGATCCGTTTATTGAAGCAATTCGTCAATTAAAGAGAGAAGTTGGAAGAGAAAATATCGCTTATATTCACGTAACATTGTTACCATATTTAAAAGCAGCAGGAGAATTAAAGACAAAACCTACACAACATAGTGTAAAAATGCTTCAAGGGCTTGGAATCTCGCCTGATGTAATTGTAGTGAGAAGTGAACATCCTGTTGATGAGAATATTAAGAAAAAAATTTCACTTTTCTGTGATATTGATGAAGAAGCAGTTATTGAATCATTAGATGCAGAAAGTCTTTACGAAATACCATTAACTATGGAAAAATTAGGACTTGCAGATGTAATTTGTAAACATTTTAAAATAAAAAATAAAAAACCGCTATTAATTGAATGGACTAAAATGGTGGAAAAATTCAAAAATCCTAAAAAACTTATAAAAGTAGCAGTTGTTGGAAAATATATTGAATTAAAGGATGCCTATATAAGTATTCATGAATCAATAGAACATGCTGGATTTAATCTTGATACAAAAGTTGAAATTGATTATTTCAAGGCTGGAGAATTTGATGTGAGAAAATTGGCAGATTATGATGGAATTCTAGTACCAGGAGGATTTGGTGATAGGGGAATTGATGGAAAAGTTGAGGCAATTAAATTTGCAAGAGAAAATAATATTCCATTTTTTGGAATTTGTCTTGGAATGCAAATGGCTTGTGTGGAATTTGCAAGAAACGTGCTTGGTTATAAAGATGCTACTTCTACAGAATTTGATAAGGACACAGATTATCCAGTTATCAGTCTTATGGAAGAGCAAAAAGGGCTTAAAGATATGGGAGGAACAATGCGTCTAGGAGCATATCCTTGTGTATTGAAGGAAGATAGCTTAGCTGCAGAAGTTTATGGAAAAACTGAAATTGCTGAAAGACATAGACATAGATATGAATTTAATAATGCCTACAGAGAAGAATTTGAAAAAGCAGGAATGGACATTGTAGGATTATCTCCAGATGGAAATTATGTAGAAGTAATCGAAATAAAGGATCACCCATATTTCATAGCTTCACAATACCATCCAGAATTTAAGAGCCGTCCAAACCGTCCTCATCCATTATTTACAGGATGGATAAAAGCGGCATTGAAAAAACAAAGTGAAAAATAA
- a CDS encoding GH25 family lysozyme: MEKFIKFLIIVIIVGGLAGFLEISGYLYHNEILAHMAGYKTQGLDISHHQEKVNWTRVDPKYKFIILKATEGQNFLDTDFLYNWNNARLNGFVVGAYHFFTMTSSGTAQADFYISKVSASDKTLPPIIDLEISTKKYKKKDVVKNLEEMVDKLEEHYKKRVIFYVNYNTYNAYIKNEFPKNKIWITDYKYFPKIKEDNRWIIWQVSKRGRIDGIPGFTDKNVLRKGMTVEDLIEQNKIN; the protein is encoded by the coding sequence ATGGAAAAATTTATAAAATTTTTGATAATTGTAATAATTGTTGGAGGTTTAGCAGGATTTTTGGAAATTAGTGGATATTTGTACCATAATGAAATTTTAGCACATATGGCAGGCTATAAAACGCAAGGACTGGATATTTCACACCATCAGGAAAAGGTAAATTGGACTCGTGTAGATCCAAAATATAAATTTATTATTTTAAAGGCAACAGAGGGACAGAATTTTCTTGATACGGATTTTTTGTATAATTGGAATAATGCTAGATTAAATGGTTTTGTGGTTGGGGCATATCATTTTTTTACAATGACAAGCAGTGGAACAGCACAAGCAGATTTTTATATAAGTAAAGTTTCAGCTTCTGATAAAACATTACCGCCAATTATTGACTTGGAAATATCTACAAAGAAATATAAAAAAAAGGATGTAGTAAAAAATTTAGAGGAAATGGTCGATAAACTTGAAGAACATTATAAGAAAAGAGTAATTTTTTATGTAAATTACAACACTTATAATGCCTATATAAAAAATGAATTTCCTAAAAATAAAATATGGATTACAGACTATAAATATTTTCCTAAAATAAAAGAAGATAACAGGTGGATAATCTGGCAAGTTTCAAAACGTGGAAGAATTGACGGGATTCCAGGATTTACAGATAAAAATGTACTTAGAAAGGGAATGACTGTAGAAGATTTAATAGAACAAAATAAAATAAATTGA
- a CDS encoding anaerobic ribonucleoside triphosphate reductase, whose translation MVCRKVEKYESKNKGGIKMQPQLTENLKNIIAGIVNVESNDTCNENANMSSMTPAGQMMKFASEVSKIYALENLVSPRFKKAHEKGLIHIHDLDFYSSKTTTCLQYDLADMFENGFYTKHGYIREAQSISTYATLATIIFQTNQNEQHGGQAIPAFDFYMAKGVLKSFRRHLKRRILSFVEIKNGVEITQEYEKNAKEFLKKNVSSIKCNENEIKLLEEYFKINRDDLIKLLVEAYDDTQNETYQAMEGFLHNLNTMHSRGGNQVVFSSINYGTDTSEEGRMVIRELLKATSSGLGKNETPIFPIQIFKVKEGLNYSDNDYELARSDFDGILETVKKQKISYDDNSENKKSLFETPNFDLLLLSCETSSRRLFPNFVFLDSEFNRHEKWRMDDPERYKYEIATMGCRTRVFENINGEKTSLGRGNLSFTSINFPRIAILTRKNVEKEIAEMEKDGKFANEEEKNNKKVELLTEEFQKRVLEATYLVGDQLYERYNFQRTALAKQFPFMRSNNLWKGLGEKDGNDEVGDAINTGSLSIGFVGGANAMYALFDAEHGTSEVAYKVLYDTIEKMGAVADEFRDKYHLNYSILATPAESLAGRFLRIDRDEFGVIKNVTDRDYYVNSFHIDVKKEISLFDKIRKEAPFHKLTKGGHITYVELDGEARKNMGVMLKIVKVMKDSGIGYGSINHPVDRCRDCGTEAIIYDKCPICGSHNISRIRRITGYLTGDLDSWNSAKQAEEHDRVKHGIK comes from the coding sequence ATGGTTTGCAGAAAAGTGGAAAAGTATGAAAGTAAAAATAAGGGAGGAATAAAAATGCAACCACAATTAACAGAAAATTTAAAAAATATAATAGCAGGAATAGTGAATGTTGAAAGCAACGATACTTGCAATGAAAATGCTAATATGTCTTCAATGACACCAGCGGGACAAATGATGAAATTTGCAAGTGAAGTATCAAAAATTTACGCTTTGGAAAATTTAGTTTCACCAAGATTCAAAAAAGCTCATGAAAAAGGGCTCATTCATATTCATGATTTGGATTTTTATTCCAGTAAAACTACAACTTGCCTGCAATATGACTTGGCAGATATGTTTGAAAATGGTTTTTATACTAAGCATGGTTACATTAGGGAAGCACAAAGTATTTCCACTTATGCAACACTTGCTACCATTATTTTTCAAACAAATCAAAATGAACAGCATGGAGGACAAGCAATACCAGCATTTGACTTCTATATGGCAAAAGGTGTGCTAAAATCATTTAGACGTCACTTGAAAAGAAGAATTTTGAGCTTCGTAGAAATAAAAAATGGAGTGGAAATTACACAAGAATATGAAAAAAATGCTAAAGAATTTTTGAAAAAAAATGTTTCTTCAATTAAATGCAATGAAAATGAAATCAAATTACTGGAAGAATACTTTAAAATAAATAGAGATGATTTAATTAAATTGCTAGTTGAGGCTTATGATGATACTCAAAATGAAACTTATCAAGCAATGGAAGGATTTTTACATAATTTGAACACAATGCACTCTCGTGGTGGAAATCAAGTTGTCTTTTCTTCAATAAATTATGGAACTGACACCTCAGAAGAAGGTAGAATGGTTATCCGTGAATTATTAAAGGCGACATCAAGCGGACTCGGTAAAAATGAAACTCCAATTTTTCCGATACAAATTTTTAAGGTAAAGGAAGGGCTTAATTATTCTGACAATGACTATGAACTAGCTAGAAGCGACTTTGATGGAATTTTGGAAACTGTAAAAAAACAAAAAATTTCTTATGACGATAATTCAGAAAATAAAAAATCACTTTTTGAAACACCAAATTTTGACTTGTTATTATTGTCTTGTGAAACTTCAAGCAGAAGATTATTTCCAAACTTTGTATTTCTGGATTCTGAATTTAACAGACACGAAAAATGGAGAATGGATGATCCAGAAAGATACAAATATGAAATCGCAACAATGGGTTGCCGAACACGTGTATTTGAAAATATAAATGGGGAAAAAACTAGTCTTGGACGTGGAAACTTGTCCTTTACAAGTATTAATTTCCCTAGAATTGCAATTTTAACTAGAAAAAATGTAGAAAAAGAAATCGCAGAAATGGAAAAGGATGGAAAATTTGCGAATGAAGAAGAAAAAAATAATAAAAAAGTTGAACTTTTAACAGAAGAATTTCAAAAAAGAGTGCTTGAAGCAACATATTTAGTTGGAGATCAACTTTATGAACGTTACAATTTCCAAAGAACAGCTTTGGCAAAACAATTTCCATTTATGAGAAGCAATAATTTATGGAAAGGGCTTGGAGAAAAAGATGGAAATGATGAAGTTGGAGATGCGATAAATACAGGTTCTCTTTCAATTGGTTTTGTTGGAGGGGCAAATGCGATGTATGCTTTATTTGATGCAGAACACGGAACAAGTGAAGTTGCTTATAAGGTGCTTTATGATACGATTGAAAAAATGGGTGCAGTTGCAGATGAATTTAGAGATAAGTATCATTTGAATTATTCAATTTTGGCAACTCCGGCAGAAAGTTTGGCAGGAAGATTTTTACGTATTGATAGAGATGAATTTGGAGTAATTAAAAATGTCACAGATAGGGATTATTATGTAAATTCATTTCATATTGATGTAAAAAAGGAAATTAGCCTTTTTGATAAAATTAGAAAGGAAGCTCCATTTCATAAATTGACAAAAGGTGGACATATTACCTATGTGGAATTAGATGGGGAAGCACGAAAAAATATGGGTGTTATGTTAAAAATTGTAAAAGTTATGAAGGACTCTGGAATTGGCTATGGTTCAATAAATCATCCAGTTGACAGATGCAGAGATTGTGGAACCGAAGCAATAATTTATGATAAATGCCCAATTTGTGGAAGTCATAATATTTCTAGAATTAGAAGAATAACAGGCTATCTGACAGGAGATTTAGACAGCTGGAATAGCGCTAAGCAAGCTGAAGAACACGACAGAGTAAAACATGGTATAAAATAA
- a CDS encoding putative hemolysin: MKNLKITVSAMMVIMSISGMSASFRFFKKKNNDDNNKPAATVPAPTKASANSASQFCVDKGGKSVTVKSSKGNYGICMLKDGTAVEEWEYYRQHNTPRNTEAAVIGMPNPASKFCVDKGGKSVTEKDKNGNERGVCRFNNGTKVDEWDYYRENN, from the coding sequence ATGAAAAATTTAAAAATTACAGTAAGTGCAATGATGGTCATTATGTCTATTTCTGGAATGTCAGCAAGCTTTAGATTCTTTAAAAAGAAAAATAATGATGATAATAATAAACCAGCTGCAACAGTTCCAGCACCTACAAAAGCATCAGCAAATTCAGCTTCACAATTTTGTGTTGATAAAGGTGGAAAATCTGTTACTGTAAAAAGTAGTAAAGGTAACTATGGTATTTGTATGTTAAAAGATGGCACAGCTGTAGAAGAATGGGAATACTATAGACAACATAATACCCCAAGAAATACTGAAGCAGCAGTAATTGGAATGCCAAATCCAGCTTCAAAATTCTGTGTTGATAAAGGTGGAAAATCTGTTACTGAAAAAGATAAAAATGGAAATGAAAGAGGGGTATGTAGATTTAATAACGGTACAAAAGTTGACGAATGGGATTACTACAGAGAAAATAATTAA
- the serS gene encoding serine--tRNA ligase has protein sequence MLEMRYIRENADKIKEYLKNRNSDFDLDSLLKLDEDRRNLLQEVEMLKKERNESSSLIGKYKQEGKDPAELLARMQTVSAKIKELDQKVAEIEEKQVQLTYTIPNKLHESTPIGKDEDDNVEIRKWGAPREFDFEPKSHDELGVNLGILDFERGAKLGGSRFTVYKNAAARLERALIAFMIDVHTQEEDFEEIFTPQLVKKEMMVGTGQLPKFAEDAYKIEGEEMYLIPTAEVTLTNLHNGEILDEEELPKHYCGYTACFRKEAGSGGRDLKGLIRQHQFNKVEMVKIVKPETSYDELESMVNSAEKILQKLNLPYRVISLCSGDIGFSAAKTYDLEVWVPSQNKYREISSCSNTEDFQARRAMIKYRDKETKKSHFVHTLNGSGLAVGRTLLAIMENYQQDDGSIVIPEVLVPYMGGMTVIK, from the coding sequence ATGTTAGAAATGAGATACATAAGGGAAAATGCTGATAAAATTAAGGAATATTTGAAAAATAGAAATAGTGACTTTGATTTGGATTCATTGTTAAAACTTGATGAAGACAGAAGAAATTTACTTCAAGAAGTTGAAATGCTGAAAAAGGAAAGAAATGAATCAAGTTCATTAATTGGAAAATATAAGCAAGAAGGAAAAGATCCTGCTGAATTGCTAGCCAGAATGCAAACTGTAAGTGCAAAAATTAAGGAATTGGATCAAAAAGTGGCTGAAATTGAAGAAAAACAAGTTCAACTTACCTATACAATTCCTAATAAATTACACGAGTCAACTCCAATTGGAAAAGATGAAGATGATAATGTCGAAATTAGAAAATGGGGAGCTCCAAGAGAATTTGATTTTGAGCCAAAATCTCACGATGAATTGGGAGTAAATTTAGGAATTTTAGATTTTGAAAGAGGTGCGAAACTTGGTGGTTCAAGATTTACAGTTTATAAAAATGCGGCTGCTAGATTGGAAAGAGCGTTAATTGCTTTTATGATTGATGTTCACACTCAAGAAGAAGATTTTGAAGAAATTTTCACACCACAGCTTGTAAAAAAAGAAATGATGGTTGGAACTGGACAACTTCCTAAATTTGCTGAAGATGCTTATAAAATCGAAGGGGAAGAAATGTATTTAATCCCAACAGCAGAAGTAACACTTACAAATTTACATAATGGAGAAATTTTAGATGAAGAAGAATTGCCTAAACATTACTGTGGATATACAGCTTGTTTTAGAAAAGAAGCTGGTTCAGGTGGACGTGATTTAAAAGGACTAATTCGTCAACATCAATTTAATAAAGTTGAAATGGTAAAAATTGTAAAACCTGAAACTTCTTATGATGAACTTGAATCAATGGTAAATAGTGCAGAAAAAATCTTGCAGAAATTGAATTTACCATATAGAGTGATTTCACTTTGCAGTGGAGATATAGGATTTAGTGCGGCAAAAACTTATGATTTGGAAGTTTGGGTGCCTAGTCAAAATAAATACAGAGAAATTTCATCTTGTTCAAATACAGAAGATTTCCAAGCTAGAAGAGCTATGATTAAATATCGTGATAAAGAAACTAAAAAAAGTCACTTTGTACACACATTAAATGGTTCAGGACTTGCAGTAGGAAGAACATTACTTGCAATTATGGAAAATTACCAACAAGATGATGGAAGTATTGTAATTCCTGAAGTTTTAGTACCTTACATGGGTGGAATGACAGTTATAAAATAA
- the nrdG gene encoding anaerobic ribonucleoside-triphosphate reductase activating protein, protein MNKLKTEKEKILEKNFSKTPKNDFTLKILTTYKETIVDGIGLRYSLYFAGCSHACPGCHNEYSWNPNHGNTLTYEILEKIAKEINENTLLDGITISGGDPLFNPVDMLKVLKFLKEKTGKNIWLYTGYTIEQIRCDDLRKKCLEYVDVLVDGRFVKELYDPKIKFRGSSNQRIIKKEDFFIK, encoded by the coding sequence GTGAATAAACTAAAGACAGAAAAAGAAAAAATTTTAGAAAAAAATTTTTCAAAAACTCCAAAAAATGATTTTACACTAAAAATCTTAACAACTTACAAGGAAACAATCGTTGACGGTATCGGTCTTCGTTATTCACTTTACTTTGCTGGCTGTTCTCATGCCTGCCCTGGGTGCCATAACGAGTATTCATGGAATCCAAATCACGGAAATACTTTAACTTATGAAATTTTAGAAAAAATTGCCAAGGAAATAAACGAAAATACTCTTCTTGATGGAATTACAATAAGTGGTGGTGATCCCCTCTTTAATCCAGTAGATATGTTAAAAGTCCTGAAGTTCTTAAAGGAAAAGACTGGAAAGAATATATGGCTTTATACGGGTTATACGATTGAACAGATTCGTTGTGATGATTTACGAAAGAAATGTCTTGAATATGTAGATGTGCTAGTTGATGGACGGTTTGTAAAGGAACTTTATGATCCGAAAATAAAATTTAGGGGAAGCAGTAATCAGAGAATTATAAAAAAAGAAGATTTTTTTATTAAATAG